GCGGAGATGAAAGCGTCCGGAGAGGCAGGTAGAAGTCCGTTTAGCCTTTTTCCCGACGCTCGCTTCCTCGAAAAACGTCCATAAAGGGTCACTTTCCAACCGGCGGAAGTTGCTATTGTCATGAAGTCCGAACACTTGACAGGTAGCGACGCCGAACTCTCGACACGCCGCTAAAGGAGGACGGAGTGAGGCTAGGGGGGAGCGTCCGCTCGCCTCGTCGAGCCGGTGAAGTGCACTGAAGCTAGCCTGAACGGGAGAGGAAGGTTCGGCCAGCTGTTCCCGCGGTCTGCCTGTCGCTTCCGGATTTGCTCCCCGGTAGCTTGTTAGACCGCCAGCGCCATGACAGTGGAAGCCCTAGAGTTAGGGAGTGTGCGCATGCGCGGAGAGGGGAGTGTGCAGTCGAGGGCTGCTATGCTTCTCAGGTAGAagacgttttttttaagtaagttaAAAGTTTAATCGGTGGGCAAAAAAAGCACCCagtttcaaaatatatatatttctgatcctgtttttttactgtatctttttaaaagtttttttaacaATGGCTGCCATTTAAAGCGACACACCAACCAGAGTTGCTTTTAAAATTTGCTGTTTTTACGCAGTAACTTTGTCAAATTACAATTTACAACACAGAAACTTTTGACaacttaaataaatatgtatcgtacattccattcaaaatggtttggacgtgtACCACGAACAACAGCACGCATAAAAGGCCTGACCAACactggctctcgagccacatgtgGTTCTTTACTTtagttgtcattgtttttttatggtaTCCAACTCAACAAAAGTGAACATACCACAAACCACGCATGCTATTGGTGCATTCGACTGCTACTTTTGACTTGATTCGAAATATGCTGTGACTCAGTGTTTCAATAGATTGGTGGTCACTGTCAACCTGCCATCAATACAAAGCACTGTTTACAACAGAAATTAATGTGTGGGCACATATTGGTGTGTTGAATCATCACCTGGCATCGCTGGACCAGTTGGAGGGCAACTAAATCCTCATGAGCTAGCATACTATTGTTTGCGCACGGTTGACCTTTATGCTGACACCActtacaggggtgtcaaacgccAGGGCGCAGGGGACCACATTTCAACACCGCAGGTTGAACTTGATAAACCATTCTGGGGAGACTCAAGATTTTGTGTTTGAACAAAAATGCGGGTAAAATAACTTGCTAGAAGCTAACACTAGTGAACTGGTGAACGAGTGATTagctcgagggttcgatcccgggtcggtCCTCACAGTGTCGTGTTTGTCTGTTCTTCCCtgggtttgcatgggttttttccaggtactccagtttccttccacattccaaaaaacatgcatactaaCTACTAGGCTAACTTGgatgtccgtctctttgtgccctgcgattggctggtcaccgattcagggtgctcgaagtcagatgggataagcttcaacacccccgcgacccttttggggataagcggtaaggaaaaatgaatacatgtttCAGTAAACAGCATGTGATAAAGAATAAACAGCAACTAAACTTACTTATTTTAAcctactgggttcaattccagtttAAAGTACACGTTTAACAACTAATTTAATTAAAAGTgctaagcggtacggaaaaatgaataaatgtttcagTAAACAGCATGTGATAaagaataaacaacaacaaaacttacTTATTTTAAcctactgggttcaattccagtttAAAGTACACGTTTGACAACTAATTTAATTAAAAGTGCAAAACACTCAACCTATTTTGGacaatttctgtattttcatATCAGTTTTCACCTCATCATGTAGCTACTACGTCCAGGTTGACCAAAGAGGGAGCTCTTGAGTAAACAAACCAAGTCAACGCGAGAGCAAGTGAGTCTCGTCTTTTTTCAACTCTCGCGTGATTTCCTCGATTCCTTCTCTTTCCCTCCCTGTAGCCAACATGGCAGTCGGCAAGAATAAGAGGCTGACTAAAGGCGGCAAAAAGGGTGCCAAAAAGAAGATGTAAGTAATAAAATGCACACATCGTTATACCCAAAAGCCTCTATTCTTCATAATATTACCAAAAAACGACTATTACAATTAAGGATGAAGCCGATAACTATCGGATAACGCAGGCCTCGGTTGCTGTTTCGTACGCGGGCCAATGTCCCTCGAGTGTCGGCTTTCTTCTTTCTTGTCGTACCCGGTGACGTGTTTGATATAATTGTTGTTTTACGGCGTACTAGACGTTAATGGTGGCTGTTTTGTATGTATTACGTGCGCGTTCAAATGCTCCGAAGGTGAATGACGCTTCCTGGAGCTAACTCATGTTAGCACCGAGTTAGCAAGTCACGTTGAAGTAGTACTACGTCTACAAAATTAAATGACAATGCAATTTCGAAACATCGCGTTTCAATGCTAACGTGCTCTTGTCATGCGTGTTAAATTATTCTCGTTGAAATGTAGAATGCAAAGGATGTTCTCTTGTCGCAACATTATGACAAGATAAATACTTCCAAATGATGAACAGTTTCTAAAGTAGAATTTTAATTACCGGACGCGGTTCAACTAAACACCTTATAGCGCAAAATCTCTTAACATGTACATGTGGTATTTTTTCCCAGCGTTGACCCTTTCTCTAAAAAGGATTGGTATGATGTCAAAGCACCGGCCATGTTTATCATCCGTAACATTGGCAAGACTTTGGTCACCAGGACTCAGGGAACCAGTAAGTCTCGTTAAACAAACTAAGAAAATTAACTGACATTTGAATGCTGCataattgtttgatttttttttgtgctttttactCTGCTAGGAATTGCCTCTGATGGTCTGAAGGGTCGCGTATTCGAGGTGAGCCTCGCTGACCTCCAGAACGACGAGGTGGCCTTCCGCAAGTTCAAGCTGATCACGGAAGACGTGCAAGGCAAGAACTGCCTCACCAACTTCCATGGCATGGACCTGACCCGCGACAAGATGTGCTCCATGGTCAAAAAGTGGCAGGTAACCCCTCTTTGAAATGCCTTCtaggttttattcatttttttccgggTTGTCTGATCATTTCTTCTGTCCCCCCAGACCATGATTGAGGCGCACGTGGACGTGAAAACCACGGACGGCTACCTGCTGCGTCTCTTCTGCGTGGGCTTCACCAAAAAGCGCACCAACCAGATCCGCAAGACCTCCTACGCCCAGCACCAGCAGGTTCGGCAGATCCGCAAGAAGATGATGGAGATCATGGTCCGCGAGGTGCAGACCAACGACCTGAAGGAGGTGGTCAACAAGCTGTAAGTGGTGCCGGATCCGGGTCTCCGCTTTGTCCCGCTCCTTGGCCGCAAAATTcttattttaggatttttttggtgtgtttttggcaGGATCCCTGACAGCGTAGGCAAAGATATCGAGAAGGCGTGTCAGTCCATCTACCCTCTCCACGACGTCTACGTCCGCAAGGTCAAAATGCTGAAGAAGCCCAAGTTTGAATGTGAGTTATTTGGCAACGTTGACTTGTTAGCTCaattaaatctttttaaaaagagtTCATTGCAAGTAAAAATGctgtttgctgccaaccctcccacttgaaatggattgggcgtcatGGTGGAAGCAGAAATGTCGGTAAACCTAGCCAGTAGACTTGCTCTCATTCAGCCAGTCCTTCCAGTTATGTAAATCTGGCGTGTCGTTGGCAAGGCAAATAGTTTGAATTTCTTAGTTTTATTTCATCTTGCACTTGACAAATCATtgtgtgtggggaaaaaatactaaaatacatAAGTACAAAAATTATTCGTTTTGATAAATACACCAAAAACAGCTCAACCCAGT
The Stigmatopora argus isolate UIUO_Sarg chromosome 7, RoL_Sarg_1.0, whole genome shotgun sequence DNA segment above includes these coding regions:
- the rps3a gene encoding small ribosomal subunit protein eS1; this translates as MAVGKNKRLTKGGKKGAKKKIVDPFSKKDWYDVKAPAMFIIRNIGKTLVTRTQGTRIASDGLKGRVFEVSLADLQNDEVAFRKFKLITEDVQGKNCLTNFHGMDLTRDKMCSMVKKWQTMIEAHVDVKTTDGYLLRLFCVGFTKKRTNQIRKTSYAQHQQVRQIRKKMMEIMVREVQTNDLKEVVNKLIPDSVGKDIEKACQSIYPLHDVYVRKVKMLKKPKFELGKLMELHGEGAASSAVKASGDDTGAKVERADGYEPPIQESV